Proteins encoded in a region of the Elaeis guineensis isolate ETL-2024a chromosome 7, EG11, whole genome shotgun sequence genome:
- the LOC105049077 gene encoding uncharacterized protein, producing MCESIYKLNQYLKTKKAYLKAGIPGKFLHAVMGQEVADVGSVVSTIMYAFFLNEAQTSSRLCTLPVINMKRADFSTHPELKWLFSSCRVEEEYLVFIDEINLSYYDLFGSLKLVLLNGNKLPAKQEGLKEALVEIFNCNQVNSQYPRVKDVTMGQDCSCCTLVAEKFADTSPEILAGQGFSRLLLSGILLDTANLTSANCTSKDKYMVTLLIKGAGRFGCNRLYQILKYKMFDISDLKVRDILHRDFKKWTRVTGKPNTTGSRLTVSHIGMSSIGISVEQLLAHEDFAALEVIQFRESEKLRLLMVVSGYYDNQKNFKREILVSTSTAELMKNFLHFFDTNGTHLPLKSLEQLELKDELRAFEIDNKLTSRRSIERLLEEFNRALRKQ from the exons ATGTGTGAAAGTATTTATAAGTTGAATCAATATCTGAAAACTAAGAAGGCTTATCTCAAAGCTGGTATTCCAGGGAAGTTCTTGCATGCAGTGATGGGACAGGAAGTTGCTG ATGTAGGATCAGTTGTTTCAACCATCATGTACGCCTTCTTCCTGAATGAAGCACAAACAAGTAGCCGGCTCTGTACACTCCCTGTCATCAACATGAAGCGAGCAGATTTTAGTACGCATCCCGAGCTAAAATGGTTATTTAGCTCATGTCGTGTTGAGGAAGAATATCTGGTCTTTATAGATGAG ATCAATCTTTCCTATTATGATCTATTTGGAAGTCTAAAGCTTGTACTACTAAATGGCAACAAGCTCCCAGCAAAGCAAGAG GGACTGAAAGAAGCATTGGTTGAGATCTTTAACTGCAACCAA GTCAATTCTCAATATCCCAGGGTCAAAGATGTTACCATGGGGCAG GATTGCTCATGTTGTACACTTGTTGCTGAAAAGTTTGCAGACACATCACCTGAAATTCTAGCTGGGCAGGGGTTTAGCAGACTTCTG CTCTCAGGCATCCTCTTGGACACTGCAAATCTCACAAGTGCTAATTGCACGTCCAAAGATAAATATATGGTAACATTGTTGATTAAAGGAGCTGGCCGATTTGGATGCAATAGACTTTACCAAATTT TGAAATACAAAATGTTTGATATATCTGATCTTAAGGTGAGGGACATACTTCATAGGGATTTCAAGAAGTGGACCAGAGTTACAG GAAAGCCTAATACCACTGGTTCTAGATTAACAGTATCCCATATTGGGATGAGTTCTATTGGAATCTCAGTTGAACAACTTCTTGCTCATGAAGATTTTGCTGCTCTGGAGGTGATTCAATTTCGAG AATCAGAAAAACTTCGGCTGCTCATGGTTGTTTCAGGGTATTATGATAACCAGAAGAACTTTAAG AGAGAGATCTTGGTCTCTACCAGTACCGCGGAGCTTATGAAAAATTTTCTCCACTTCTTTGATACCAATGGAACACATTTGCCACTTAAATCTCTGGAGCAACTAG AGCTGAAAGACGAGTTAAGAGCATTTGAGATTGATAACAAGTTGACATCAAGGAGAAGCATTGAGCGACTTTTGGAAGAGTTTAACAGGGCATTAAGGAAGCAATAG